The following are encoded together in the Gilvimarinus sp. DA14 genome:
- the lptE gene encoding LPS assembly lipoprotein LptE: protein MKPLPLCLAALMLALLAGCGWHLRGSLMPPLDIDNIRIVSAEQHTQLLRELEEALLDQDIQVVEQDADYTLALAEEELRRRTVGVGADSLAAAFELRLSINYQLLDANGALISQQEQASISRSYDATDTTGLEREQDLLLGEMRRDLARQILRRTYFILQENTP from the coding sequence ATGAAGCCCTTGCCCTTGTGCCTGGCAGCACTGATGCTGGCCCTGCTCGCAGGTTGCGGCTGGCATTTGCGCGGCTCTTTAATGCCGCCACTGGACATCGACAACATCCGCATTGTGTCGGCTGAGCAGCACACGCAATTGCTGCGCGAGCTGGAAGAGGCCCTGCTCGATCAGGACATCCAGGTCGTCGAGCAAGACGCCGACTACACCCTGGCGCTGGCTGAAGAGGAGCTGCGCCGGCGCACGGTGGGTGTGGGCGCTGACAGTTTGGCTGCGGCTTTCGAGTTGCGTCTGAGCATCAACTACCAATTGTTAGACGCCAATGGCGCGCTGATCAGCCAACAAGAACAGGCGAGCATTAGCCGTTCTTACGATGCCACGGATACCACCGGTTTAGAGCGCGAGCAGGATTTACTGCTCGGTGAAATGCGGCGCGACCTGGCGCGGCAGATTCTGCGCCGCACTTATTTTATTCTCCAGGAAAATACCCCTTAA
- a CDS encoding GDSL-type esterase/lipase family protein, with protein MKLSQTLTALSLATVTGFFSLTACAAPLSVQPVPRTKQFDWMSVSGWYQRHAADVALAEQGEARIVFLGDSITEGWDHQIWQEHFAPLQAVNFAIGGDLTQNMLWRFAHGNVEQLDPELVVMMAGVNNYLHNKATPEDTFTGVKKLLDEALSAYPNAKVILQAILPFGEQPGTAERQWVKDTNTLLQTLAENNRVSFYDFGEVFLQPDGRISKEVMGDYLHPNANGYSLWITSLLPVVQSTLGEE; from the coding sequence ATGAAACTGAGCCAAACCCTAACCGCCCTAAGCCTTGCCACTGTAACCGGTTTCTTTTCGTTAACTGCGTGCGCTGCCCCGCTATCGGTGCAACCCGTACCGCGCACCAAACAATTCGACTGGATGAGCGTATCAGGCTGGTACCAACGCCACGCCGCCGATGTCGCCCTGGCTGAACAAGGCGAAGCGCGCATTGTGTTTCTCGGTGATTCCATCACCGAGGGCTGGGATCACCAAATCTGGCAAGAGCATTTCGCCCCACTGCAAGCGGTCAACTTCGCCATCGGCGGTGATTTAACGCAAAACATGCTATGGCGCTTTGCCCATGGCAATGTGGAGCAACTAGACCCCGAGCTGGTGGTGATGATGGCCGGGGTAAACAACTACCTGCACAACAAAGCCACCCCCGAAGACACTTTTACTGGTGTAAAAAAGCTGTTAGATGAAGCTCTGTCAGCCTACCCCAATGCCAAAGTGATACTGCAGGCAATACTGCCTTTCGGCGAACAACCTGGCACTGCCGAGCGCCAATGGGTAAAGGACACAAACACGTTATTGCAAACCCTGGCCGAGAATAATCGAGTCAGTTTTTATGACTTTGGCGAGGTGTTTTTACAGCCAGACGGGCGCATCAGCAAAGAGGTAATGGGTGATTACCTGCACCCCAACGCCAACGGCTACAGCTTGTGGATTACATCTCTCCTGCCAGTGGTCCAAAGCACTCTGGGAGAGGAGTAA
- the holA gene encoding DNA polymerase III subunit delta → MARIRPDQLPRALQDRLAPVYLVSGDEPLLVQEACDAIRQAARQQGFSERELHHVDPGFDWGQLHDAAASMSLFASKKLIEVRLPNGKPGDKGSRALSEYAATPSEDNLLLIVSGKLDSAATRSKWYKALDSVGAHIPIWPIDPPQLPRWIGQRLQQAGLNADRGAIELLVSRIEGNLLAATQEIEKLKLLAPDGQISTELMASVVADSARYDVFGLADRALAGDARAAVKSLQGLKTEGTEAPAVLWALTRDIRQLLQVASQTEQGKHPDWAMKQAGVWAKRQNLFGAALRRLKRPQLELLLRQAGGVDRAIKGMRNADPWDDLLDLVLALAGTSSLQPANIRLGLKL, encoded by the coding sequence GTGGCCAGAATTCGACCCGACCAGCTACCCCGTGCGCTCCAGGATCGCCTGGCGCCGGTTTATCTGGTCAGTGGCGATGAACCCCTGTTGGTGCAAGAGGCCTGCGACGCGATTCGCCAAGCCGCGCGTCAGCAGGGCTTTAGCGAGCGCGAACTGCACCATGTAGACCCGGGATTTGACTGGGGCCAGCTGCACGACGCAGCCGCCAGTATGTCGCTGTTTGCCAGCAAAAAACTGATAGAAGTGCGTCTTCCCAACGGCAAGCCGGGTGACAAGGGCAGCCGCGCCCTGAGCGAATATGCCGCGACCCCTAGCGAGGACAACTTACTGCTTATCGTATCCGGCAAGCTGGACAGCGCCGCCACCCGCAGCAAGTGGTACAAAGCGCTGGACAGTGTAGGCGCGCATATTCCCATCTGGCCCATAGATCCACCGCAACTGCCGCGGTGGATCGGGCAAAGGCTGCAGCAGGCCGGCCTGAATGCGGACCGAGGCGCGATTGAGCTTCTGGTGTCGCGCATTGAAGGCAACCTGCTCGCCGCCACCCAGGAAATCGAAAAGCTAAAATTACTTGCCCCGGACGGTCAGATCAGCACCGAACTGATGGCCTCAGTGGTTGCCGACAGCGCCCGCTACGATGTGTTCGGCCTTGCCGACCGGGCTTTGGCCGGTGACGCACGGGCGGCCGTAAAAAGCCTACAAGGTTTGAAAACCGAGGGCACCGAAGCCCCTGCCGTGCTCTGGGCACTCACCCGGGATATCCGCCAACTGCTGCAGGTGGCCAGCCAAACCGAGCAGGGTAAGCACCCGGATTGGGCAATGAAGCAGGCCGGCGTATGGGCCAAACGCCAGAACTTATTTGGCGCGGCTCTGCGTCGTCTCAAACGTCCGCAGCTGGAACTTCTGCTGCGCCAGGCAGGCGGCGTTGATCGCGCCATAAAAGGTATGCGCAATGCCGATCCTTGGGATGATTTGCTGGACTTAGTACTAGCGCTGGCGGGCACATCAAGCCTGCAACCTGCTAACATCCGCCTGGGCCTGAAGCTTTAA